The following coding sequences lie in one Palaeococcus ferrophilus DSM 13482 genomic window:
- a CDS encoding Lrp/AsnC family transcriptional regulator, with protein MPKVEQALTSRQIELLKKLYRDGKTIEVHTVEKTQDELAGELKITRQALSNHLKVLKELGYIRTGRGFIDLTDKALELLGEKKGDVFIFVRIEPTKRKNVYDAIKKLKLKRIYRVTGDIDLIVEADKTKLDEILEEIASLDGVKETITHVVLESL; from the coding sequence ATGCCAAAGGTTGAGCAGGCCCTAACTTCAAGACAGATAGAGCTCCTGAAGAAGCTCTACCGCGATGGGAAGACCATAGAGGTCCATACCGTTGAGAAGACCCAGGACGAGCTCGCCGGCGAGCTTAAAATAACCCGCCAGGCCCTTAGCAATCACCTGAAGGTGCTCAAGGAGCTGGGTTACATAAGGACCGGCAGGGGTTTTATAGACCTCACGGACAAGGCCCTGGAGCTCCTAGGTGAGAAGAAGGGTGACGTCTTCATATTCGTTAGAATTGAGCCCACCAAGAGGAAGAACGTTTACGATGCCATAAAGAAGCTCAAGCTCAAGCGCATCTACCGTGTCACGGGCGACATAGACCTCATAGTGGAGGCCGACAAGACAAAGCTCGACGAGATACTCGAGGAGATAGCGTCCCTCGACGGTGTCAAGGAGACCATAACCCACGTCGTTCTCGAGAGCCTCTGA
- a CDS encoding Clp1/GlmU family protein yields the protein MNKAKYPPDVTSDRRELLRLLEEERPEVVAVLGDVDTGKSTLVTLMANQVNGVAVVDSDIGQKGVLPPATVSLAVPEGPFESLSELKPLKSYFVGSITPREFFAETIVGVRRLVDEARRMGLTAIVDTTGYIRGPGRELKRLKLEAIEPDVIVALQRGSELEPIVRPFEGRSTVVRLSVSENAREHTREERRRIRAEKWVAYFMEGTIHRLSVDDFVVSGTALFHGRELSEEEREVFKTLFGWLVFHGEKGDGYTIVKAGPGRAPEGVKAIDVENLSNLLVGLIDGEGFCRAVGILKLVNFKERWMEVLTPLKSLDDVVEVRFGRIRVREDGEELGLLRREAL from the coding sequence ATGAACAAAGCAAAGTATCCCCCTGACGTAACCTCCGACAGGAGGGAGCTTTTGAGGCTTTTGGAGGAGGAGAGGCCGGAAGTAGTTGCGGTTCTCGGGGATGTTGACACAGGAAAGAGCACCCTCGTGACGCTCATGGCCAATCAGGTCAACGGCGTCGCGGTGGTTGACAGCGATATCGGACAGAAGGGCGTACTCCCCCCCGCAACGGTGAGCCTCGCCGTGCCCGAGGGCCCCTTCGAGTCCCTCTCGGAGCTCAAGCCGCTGAAGAGCTACTTCGTCGGGAGCATCACACCCCGTGAGTTCTTCGCGGAGACCATCGTGGGTGTAAGGCGGCTGGTTGACGAGGCGAGGCGCATGGGGCTAACGGCGATAGTTGACACCACGGGCTACATCAGGGGCCCGGGGAGGGAGCTCAAGCGCCTCAAGCTCGAGGCCATTGAACCGGACGTCATAGTGGCCCTCCAGAGGGGGAGCGAGCTCGAACCCATAGTAAGGCCCTTTGAGGGAAGGAGCACCGTGGTGAGGCTCAGCGTGAGTGAGAACGCGAGGGAGCACACGCGGGAGGAGAGGAGGCGCATAAGGGCCGAGAAATGGGTGGCGTACTTCATGGAGGGAACGATTCACCGCCTCAGCGTTGACGACTTCGTAGTCTCCGGGACGGCCCTCTTCCACGGGAGGGAGCTCTCCGAGGAGGAGAGGGAAGTCTTCAAAACGCTCTTTGGCTGGCTCGTTTTCCATGGGGAGAAGGGGGACGGCTACACGATTGTGAAGGCGGGGCCGGGAAGGGCGCCGGAGGGAGTGAAGGCGATAGACGTGGAGAACCTGAGCAACCTTCTGGTGGGCCTCATTGACGGGGAGGGCTTCTGCAGGGCGGTGGGGATTCTGAAGCTCGTGAACTTCAAAGAGCGGTGGATGGAGGTTCTAACGCCCCTGAAAAGCCTGGACGATGTCGTGGAAGTACGCTTTGGGAGGATAAGGGTAAGGGAGGATGGGGAGGAGCTCGGCCTCCTCAGGAGGGAGGCGCTATGA